A region from the Indicator indicator isolate 239-I01 chromosome 4, UM_Iind_1.1, whole genome shotgun sequence genome encodes:
- the GSTZ1 gene encoding maleylacetoacetate isomerase isoform X2, protein MACEKPVLYSYFRSSCSWRVRIALALKGISYDQVPVNLLKDGGQQFSAEFKAINPMQQVPALKIDGIILSQSLAIIHYLEDTHPNPRLLPQDPKKRAQARMIADHIVSGIQPLQNLSILNQMGEKKMEWAQNCITSGFKALEQILQHTAGRYCVEDEVSMADLCLVPQVFNAERYKVDMGPYPTITRINKALLELEAFKVSHPSRQPDTPAELRA, encoded by the exons ATGGCATGTGAAAAG cCAGTCCTTTATAGCTATTTCCGAAGTTCCTGCTCATGGAGAGTGAGAATCG CACTTGCTCTGAAAGGGATTTCCTATGACCAGGTGCCAGTCAACCTCCTGAAGGATGGGGGGCAGCAG TTTTCTGCTGAATTCAAGGCAATTAATCCAATGCAGCAAGTCCCAGCCTTGAAAATTGATGGCATCATCCTTTCTCAGTCA CTAGCTATAATTCATTACCTAGAGGACACCCATCCTAACCCCAGGCTCCTTCCCCAGGATCCAAAGAAGAGAGCCCAAGCCAGAATGATTGCTGATCACATTGTTTCTGGCATTCAGCCACTCCAG AACCTGAGCATCCTGAATCaaatgggggagaaaaaaatggaatggGCTCAGAACTGCATCACATCTGGTTTTAAAG cactggagcagattctgcagcacactgctgggCGCTACTGTGTGGAGGATGAA GTTTCCATGGCTGATCTGTGCTTGGTGCCTCAGGTTTTCAATGCTGAAAG ATACAAAGTGGACATGGGTCCATATCCTACAATAACCAGAATAAACAAAGCTCTCCTGGAGTTAGAGGCATTCAAAGTAAGCCACCCATCCCGGCAGCCAGATACTCCTGCAGAGCTGCGAGCTTGA
- the GSTZ1 gene encoding maleylacetoacetate isomerase isoform X1: MSFAAAKPVLYSYFRSSCSWRVRIALALKGISYDQVPVNLLKDGGQQFSAEFKAINPMQQVPALKIDGIILSQSLAIIHYLEDTHPNPRLLPQDPKKRAQARMIADHIVSGIQPLQNLSILNQMGEKKMEWAQNCITSGFKALEQILQHTAGRYCVEDEVSMADLCLVPQVFNAERYKVDMGPYPTITRINKALLELEAFKVSHPSRQPDTPAELRA, from the exons ATGAGCTTTGCCGCAGCCAAG cCAGTCCTTTATAGCTATTTCCGAAGTTCCTGCTCATGGAGAGTGAGAATCG CACTTGCTCTGAAAGGGATTTCCTATGACCAGGTGCCAGTCAACCTCCTGAAGGATGGGGGGCAGCAG TTTTCTGCTGAATTCAAGGCAATTAATCCAATGCAGCAAGTCCCAGCCTTGAAAATTGATGGCATCATCCTTTCTCAGTCA CTAGCTATAATTCATTACCTAGAGGACACCCATCCTAACCCCAGGCTCCTTCCCCAGGATCCAAAGAAGAGAGCCCAAGCCAGAATGATTGCTGATCACATTGTTTCTGGCATTCAGCCACTCCAG AACCTGAGCATCCTGAATCaaatgggggagaaaaaaatggaatggGCTCAGAACTGCATCACATCTGGTTTTAAAG cactggagcagattctgcagcacactgctgggCGCTACTGTGTGGAGGATGAA GTTTCCATGGCTGATCTGTGCTTGGTGCCTCAGGTTTTCAATGCTGAAAG ATACAAAGTGGACATGGGTCCATATCCTACAATAACCAGAATAAACAAAGCTCTCCTGGAGTTAGAGGCATTCAAAGTAAGCCACCCATCCCGGCAGCCAGATACTCCTGCAGAGCTGCGAGCTTGA